GGGGACCGGACGGACATCGCCGGGCCGCCGGGACTGCCCGAACCGGGGCCGGCCGACGGGCCGTCCGGTCCGCGCGGTCCCGCCTAGGACCCGGCCCGGGGGCCGGACGCGGTGCGCTCGGCCAGCCCCTCGACGTCGAGCGAGCGGATGGCCTGGCGCGTCCTGGCGGCCGAGGCGTCCATCCGCCCGGCCAGCCCGGGGTGGTCCGCGCGCTCGAAGGGGATGACGAGGACGCGGGCGGGGCGGTCGCCGTCGAGCGGGGTGATGAGCGTCGGCGCGTACTCCGCGCCCCTCACCGCGAAGCGGCCGTCCCGTCCCTCGGTGAAGGTCAGCTCGACCATGGCGCCGTCATAGCTGTGCGGCGCGCCCAGCTCCTGGTGGGCCAGCAGGTTGCCGGTGCCGTAGACCACCCAGACGCCGTTGACCACGTCCACGGGCTGCACGGAGTGGGCGTGCTGGCCGAAGACCACGTCCACGGCGCCGGAGGCGGTGACCTCCTCCACGAACGCCACCTGCTCGGCGTTCGGGGCGGTGACGTACTCGCTGCCGGCGTGCAGGTGCACGGCCACGATCTCCGCCCCCGCCGCGCGCGCGGCCCGGGCGTCCGCGATCGCGGCCTCGGCGTCCAGCAGCGGCACGGACCACTCGCGGCCGGCCGGGTGCGGGATGCCGTTGAGGGCGTAGGTCTGCGAGACGATCCCCACGCGCGTGCCGTCCTCGGCCACGTGGACGAAGGGGGCCTCGGCCTCGCGGGCGGAGCGGTAGCTGCCCACCGCGCCGATCCCGGCCTCCTCGTGCACGTCGAGGGTGCGCACGAGCCCCTGCCAGCCGGCGTCGAGGGCGTGGTTGGACGCGGTGGTGCACACGTCGAACCCCGCGGCCGCCACCGCCCGGGCGGCCTGCGGGGGCGCCGCGAAGGACGGATAGGCCCGGTAGGGTCCGCCCTCCGGGGCGAACGGCACCTCGGCATGGCACACGGCCAGGTCGGCCGCCGCGGCGTACTGCCGCACCGACTCCAGCTGCGGGAGGAAGTCCATGGTCCCGCGGCCCGTGCGCGCCGCGTCGAGCTCGGCGCTCTCCCACAGCTCGTCGTGCCAGAGCAGGTCCCCGGAGACGTTCAGCGTGAACGTGCGCGGCCCCTGCCCGGGACCGGGATCCGTCCCGGCGTCCGGTCCCGACGGCGGCGCCCCGGGCGCGGGGCCCGGCCCGCCCGGCGACCCGGCGGGGAGCTCGGCCTCCGGCGCGGCGGCGCAGGCCGGGAGGGCGAGGACCCCCGCGGCGAGCAGGGAGGTGGCGAGCAGGCGCGCGGGGCGGCGACGCGGGGACGGCACCCGGCCGGTCGCGCGGGGACGGGGGCGGGTCATGGGCCCATCGTGGCATGCCGCCGCGGGGCGGGCGTGTCGACGGGCGACACGGACCGTCATCGCGGTCGCCGGGGCCCGTGGCGGGTCCTCCCGCGGCGTCCGATGCCGTCCGGGCCCGGGCCGGCGGGCGCTCAGTCCGTGGCGCCGCGCACGACGACGCGGCAGGCGTGGGGCAGAGCGAAGGGCTCGAGTTCGGCCCGCCCGGGCACGTTCCAGGCGTCCAGCACGCCCTGCAGCATCGCCTCGTGGATCCCGCAGACCGCCCGGAGGTGCTCGCGCGCCTCGGCCACGAGCGGGCACGTGCGCAACTCGAGGCCGCCCCCGGCATCCTCGGCCGCGGCGAAGCCCTGCGCGTCGAGGATCCCGGCCAGTCCCTGCCGGACGGACGCGGCGGGGGCCCCGGCCGGGGGCGCCGGATGCCGTGCGGCGACCTGCGCCCCCCAGTGCCGCCCGGCCTCCCGGACCAGGCCGGGGTGTTCCGGGGCCACGGCGACGAGCGCGGCGGCCAGCTCCCGGTACCCGGCGGCCTCCGGGGCCCCGGCACCGGTGCCGTCCGCCCCCGGCGCCACGCGGAACACGCGCGCCGGGCGCCCGCGGCC
This genomic window from Citricoccus sp. SGAir0253 contains:
- a CDS encoding CapA family protein → MTRPRPRATGRVPSPRRRPARLLATSLLAAGVLALPACAAAPEAELPAGSPGGPGPAPGAPPSGPDAGTDPGPGQGPRTFTLNVSGDLLWHDELWESAELDAARTGRGTMDFLPQLESVRQYAAAADLAVCHAEVPFAPEGGPYRAYPSFAAPPQAARAVAAAGFDVCTTASNHALDAGWQGLVRTLDVHEEAGIGAVGSYRSAREAEAPFVHVAEDGTRVGIVSQTYALNGIPHPAGREWSVPLLDAEAAIADARAARAAGAEIVAVHLHAGSEYVTAPNAEQVAFVEEVTASGAVDVVFGQHAHSVQPVDVVNGVWVVYGTGNLLAHQELGAPHSYDGAMVELTFTEGRDGRFAVRGAEYAPTLITPLDGDRPARVLVIPFERADHPGLAGRMDASAARTRQAIRSLDVEGLAERTASGPRAGS
- a CDS encoding metalloregulator ArsR/SmtB family transcription factor, coding for MSSPLARAGRPADGPDMPPGPAPTPEPAALGAARRRVLEAVTDAGPAGATIAGLARVLGGHANTVRHHLAALVAAGLVEEAAAPPAGRGRPARVFRVAPGADGTGAGAPEAAGYRELAAALVAVAPEHPGLVREAGRHWGAQVAARHPAPPAGAPAASVRQGLAGILDAQGFAAAEDAGGGLELRTCPLVAEAREHLRAVCGIHEAMLQGVLDAWNVPGRAELEPFALPHACRVVVRGATD